In a single window of the Penaeus monodon isolate SGIC_2016 chromosome 3, NSTDA_Pmon_1, whole genome shotgun sequence genome:
- the LOC119594801 gene encoding extensin-like isoform X1: MTALKISLVLTVLGVLALADKPPTGPEVHHITGQEGFDSFGKTVAGTPIYGGANHDIGVASHPVSYGHAPSHGYGAPPPSHGYGAPPPSHGYGAPPPSHGYGAPPALQTVYIAYEPPQPAPQYHVKVKSNPLKELDKKIKDYASKFTKFMSDYMDLNTYSEESYDPVYVAPAQSYGPPPTSYGAPPTSYGPPSHSYGAYEAYEALPVYEEEEESLGKKIAKGFENAKKTMAKWEEKARKKVKEFFSYDEEPEEVYYEYAPAPVYHAPAPSYHAPEPVYHAPPPTHYGAPSVGGGGKGKGGGKGFGGGLFGGGFGGGFGGGLKGGLGGGLKGGLGGGLGGGLKGGLGGGLKGGSKGGKGGGHSIGGGGYQAPVIQPTYGAPPPASYGPPPQPPSSSYGAPIDHHVPSGHHAPSGHHAPSGHHAPIAHHGPVVPDHGTSSYAS; this comes from the exons aTAAGTTTGGTCCTGACGGTGCTCGGGGTGCTGGCGCTGGCCGACAAGCCCCCGACGGGCCCGGAGGTCCACCACATCACGGGCCAAGAGGGCTTCGACTCCTTTGGCAAGACCGTGGCCGGCACGCCCATCTACGGAGGCGCAAATCACGATATCGGCGTCGCCAGCCACCCCGTCAGCTATGGCCACGCCCCCTCCCACGGCTAtggcgcccctcccccctcccacggctacggcgcccctcccccctcccacggcTACGgcgcccctcccccatcccacggCTACGGCGCCCCTCCCGCCCTCCAGACCGTCTACATCGCCTATGAGCCGCCCCAGCCTGCCCCTCAGTACCACGTCAAGGTCAAGTCTAATCCTCTGAAGGAATTGGACAAGAAGATCAAGGATTACGCTTCCAAGTTCACCAAATTCA tgtcaGACTACATGGACCTGAACACCTACTCAGAGGAGTCCTACGATCCTGTGTACGTAGCCCCCGCCCAGTCCTACGGTCCCCCACCTACCTCCTACGGTGCTCCCCCCACGTCCTACggtcctccctcccactcctacgGCGCCTACGAGGCCTACGAGGCTCTCCCTGtctacgaggaggaggaggagtccttAGGGAAGAAGATCGCCAAGGGCTTCGAGAACGCGAAAAAGACGATGGCCAAGTgggaggagaaggcgaggaagAAGGTTAAGGAGTTCT TCAGCTACGACGAAGAGCCAGAGGAAGTCTATTACGAATACGCCCCCGCCCCCGTCTACCACGCTCCCGCCCCCTCGTACCACGCCCCCGAGCCCGTTTACCACGCCCCGCCCCCCACCCACTACGGCGCTCCCTCCGTGGGCGGCGGCGGCAAGGGCAAGGGCGGCGGCAAGGGCTTCGGAGGCGGTCTCTTCGGTGGCGGCTTCGGTGGCGGCTTCGGCGGCGGTCTCAAGGGCGGCCTCGGCGGCGGTCTCAAGGGCGGCCTCGGCGGCGGCCTCGGCGGCGGTCTCAAGGGCGGCCTCGGCGGTGGGCTCAAGGGTGGCTCAAAGGGCGGCAAGGGCGGCGGACACTCCATTGGAGGCGGTGGATACCAAGCCCCAGTCATTCAACCCACCTACGgcgcccctccccccgcctcctacGGCCCCCCACCACAGCCCCCCTCAAGCTCCTATGGCGCCCCTATCGACCACCACGTCCCTTCAGGACACCACGCCCCTTCAGGACACCACGCCCCTTCAGGACACCACGCCCCCATAGCACACCACGGCCCCGTCGTGCCCGATCACGGCACCTCCTCCTACGCCTCTTAA
- the LOC119594801 gene encoding extensin-like isoform X2, whose protein sequence is MKRTGISLVLTVLGVLALADKPPTGPEVHHITGQEGFDSFGKTVAGTPIYGGANHDIGVASHPVSYGHAPSHGYGAPPPSHGYGAPPPSHGYGAPPPSHGYGAPPALQTVYIAYEPPQPAPQYHVKVKSNPLKELDKKIKDYASKFTKFMSDYMDLNTYSEESYDPVYVAPAQSYGPPPTSYGAPPTSYGPPSHSYGAYEAYEALPVYEEEEESLGKKIAKGFENAKKTMAKWEEKARKKVKEFFSYDEEPEEVYYEYAPAPVYHAPAPSYHAPEPVYHAPPPTHYGAPSVGGGGKGKGGGKGFGGGLFGGGFGGGFGGGLKGGLGGGLKGGLGGGLGGGLKGGLGGGLKGGSKGGKGGGHSIGGGGYQAPVIQPTYGAPPPASYGPPPQPPSSSYGAPIDHHVPSGHHAPSGHHAPSGHHAPIAHHGPVVPDHGTSSYAS, encoded by the exons ATGAAGCGCACTGGA aTAAGTTTGGTCCTGACGGTGCTCGGGGTGCTGGCGCTGGCCGACAAGCCCCCGACGGGCCCGGAGGTCCACCACATCACGGGCCAAGAGGGCTTCGACTCCTTTGGCAAGACCGTGGCCGGCACGCCCATCTACGGAGGCGCAAATCACGATATCGGCGTCGCCAGCCACCCCGTCAGCTATGGCCACGCCCCCTCCCACGGCTAtggcgcccctcccccctcccacggctacggcgcccctcccccctcccacggcTACGgcgcccctcccccatcccacggCTACGGCGCCCCTCCCGCCCTCCAGACCGTCTACATCGCCTATGAGCCGCCCCAGCCTGCCCCTCAGTACCACGTCAAGGTCAAGTCTAATCCTCTGAAGGAATTGGACAAGAAGATCAAGGATTACGCTTCCAAGTTCACCAAATTCA tgtcaGACTACATGGACCTGAACACCTACTCAGAGGAGTCCTACGATCCTGTGTACGTAGCCCCCGCCCAGTCCTACGGTCCCCCACCTACCTCCTACGGTGCTCCCCCCACGTCCTACggtcctccctcccactcctacgGCGCCTACGAGGCCTACGAGGCTCTCCCTGtctacgaggaggaggaggagtccttAGGGAAGAAGATCGCCAAGGGCTTCGAGAACGCGAAAAAGACGATGGCCAAGTgggaggagaaggcgaggaagAAGGTTAAGGAGTTCT TCAGCTACGACGAAGAGCCAGAGGAAGTCTATTACGAATACGCCCCCGCCCCCGTCTACCACGCTCCCGCCCCCTCGTACCACGCCCCCGAGCCCGTTTACCACGCCCCGCCCCCCACCCACTACGGCGCTCCCTCCGTGGGCGGCGGCGGCAAGGGCAAGGGCGGCGGCAAGGGCTTCGGAGGCGGTCTCTTCGGTGGCGGCTTCGGTGGCGGCTTCGGCGGCGGTCTCAAGGGCGGCCTCGGCGGCGGTCTCAAGGGCGGCCTCGGCGGCGGCCTCGGCGGCGGTCTCAAGGGCGGCCTCGGCGGTGGGCTCAAGGGTGGCTCAAAGGGCGGCAAGGGCGGCGGACACTCCATTGGAGGCGGTGGATACCAAGCCCCAGTCATTCAACCCACCTACGgcgcccctccccccgcctcctacGGCCCCCCACCACAGCCCCCCTCAAGCTCCTATGGCGCCCCTATCGACCACCACGTCCCTTCAGGACACCACGCCCCTTCAGGACACCACGCCCCTTCAGGACACCACGCCCCCATAGCACACCACGGCCCCGTCGTGCCCGATCACGGCACCTCCTCCTACGCCTCTTAA